Sequence from the bacterium genome:
ACTCGACACCGGCAAAGTGCTGATCACCGGTGGTACTGAAATGAACGGCTATATACATCCGCATGTGACGGATGATCCGAGCAATATCTGCTGGGGAAACATCGGACATCTTGTTTCACGTCTTGCAGGAGAGCTTGATTTGCATGGATTGCTTCAACTCGTGCATCAGTTCTTACACAGCTACAACAGCAGCGATCCTTTCCAGAAGATCGAGAAGTGGGATACGGAATATGTTGAAGACAGCGACGACGAACCATACTGCTCTTGGTGTGACGACTATGGTCACGAAATCGACAATTGCGATTCGTGCTGGTGGTGTGAACATTGCCAGCAATACGATGACCACGACGAAGAAGGCTGTCCAAATGCTCCGAAGAGCGAAGAAGAAGAGGAGGATGCCGATGCAAAACTTGCAGAGGACACAGCGACAGCCGGTTGATGCAGGCGTGAAGATTCAAGTCGAAGCAACTGCTATGCAGAAACTGTGGCTGTGGACGGACATGGCAAAAGGCGAAGTCTCGTGTCTTGGACTCGTTGATGAAGTTGTGAATGCCGACACAAAACGCATCACGGCATTAGTCGTCACAGACTTTCATCTCGTCAAGCAAAACTGCACGTACGATGAAACCGACATGGACATCGCCGACGTTGCGCGATTGATCTCCGAGCTTGAAGCGAAGGGAATTGATTCCCGGAAGCTACGCTGTTGGGCACATTCGCATGGCGCCATGTCCGTGTTTTGGAGCGGCCAGGATGAATCTTGCATATCAGGACTCGCCAATAACGAATGGCTATTGTCCCTGGTCGTCAACAAACGTCGCGACACACAGATGCGCTTGGACCAGTACAACCCGAGTCACATGTTCATTCCTGATGTGGTCTGGGAGACTAAGTTTCCACTGGTAGACGGTCTTGCAGAAACATGCTTTGACGAGTTCAAGGCCAAGGTCAAGGAGTCCCAGTATCGCTCGATGCTGAAGAACTCACGAGAGAAATCTGTTCTCGGAGACTTGAAGTCTGCCAACGAGAGAGGAACTCTCACGGATGAAGACTTGATGGAAGAGATGGACTGGCTGGGATTGCACAGGGATGATCTTGATGAACTCGAACCATTTTAGGAGAGCCCATGACAGATCCAAGATTTCTACGACAGCAAGATGTTGTCGATGCGGAGAAACTTGCGAACTTGCAAGTTACTTTGATCGGTCTGGGTTCCATTGGGAGCGTCACGGGATTGTATCTTGCCAAGATGGGAGTGGTCAATTTGACCACTTTCGATGCCGATGCTGTGGATATTCACAATGTCAGCAATCAGGCTTATGGGATGCCTGATGTCGGATTGCTTAAGGCGGATGCGTTCTCGAATCTCGTGGAGAACCAGACTGGCGTGATGCCATACAGTACCTGTTTGCAATATGACGGAAGACCACTTTCAGGAGTCGTCATATCCGCTGTCGACAGCATGGATAGTCGCAAGGCAATTTGGAAGGAAATTCGAGGTCAAGCTGACGTGCAGCTCTACATTGATTCCCGCATGGCGCTGAACACTATGGACATTCACATTGTGCGGCCGCAAGTCCGATCTGATAGAATCAGCTACGCGCAAACACTTGTATCCGACGATCAGACTTTGCAGGAGCCTTGCACAGCGCGCACCGTGTGTTTCACACCGTTGATGGCCGCCAGTGTTGTCTGCAACCTCGTGAAACGGTTCGTAAACGAAGAACAACTACCACATCGTGTGATTCTTGATCTCGCGACTTGGACACTAATCACAAACTAGGAGAACAACAATATGAGCCGAAAGAGCTGTGTCATCGTAGACGCCGTATGCACCGTCGCAGATCGCATCTGTGGAAATGACCGGCAGGATGACGACAAGGACGAAAAGTAGGTCGTTCGGCCGGAGAAAGAAGAGCCTGGCGGGGGCTCTTTCTTTTAGCCGGCAAGGCCGGCATAAAGGCCAAGAAAACAATAATCTAAGACTGCTTCTGCATTAAGTAACATTATCACTTCTTTCAGCACTTGCGAGGCTTTCTTGTGTTGAATCCTCGAAACACTTACATTGTTCTTTACCAGTGGTGCTTCATGCAAATGCTTGCGTATTCTGAAGTCACTCGGCGTGAGTGTGAAATCCTTTTCACTCCAACTTGCGGAAATTCTAACCTCGAGGGAAATATGGACAACTTGACTTCCTTCCGGCCGTTTGCTACCTTCCCATCAGGTCTTGGGATTCTGGCAGGAAAACTTAGCCTTGAGGCCACGAAAATGACAGCGCGAATTCCAACTGTATTCAATCTTTTGAAGCGGGTGGGGTTCGTGTTTTTGTTGTTGGGGTCGAATGTGAGTGCTCAGCCACCGGATACGATGTGGACCAGACATTATCCGGATTCAGGCGATCCGTGGGAGATTATAGCAACAATTGATGGGGGCTACATTGTTGCGGAAAAGGATTTCCAATTTAGCGATGCTGCACTAACAAAACTTGATTCCCTTGGGAATATTGAATGGAGAAATGTTTATGTCGTGGACAATCGCAGTACAATTTACAATGTAGTTGAATTCGAAGGGGGCTACGCTGCCGTGGGATTCCGTGCAGGATTTCCGCATAACCCTGATTTCGCAACTTATATTATCTGCATTAATCATTCCGGCGATACACTTTGGACAAGACAAATAAATCTGGATACTTTGAATGACCGCCTCCAAGATATTGTCGCATTGAACGACGGTTTCATTTGTGTTGGAGAGGCGGGCTATTATGGGGATTCTTTTGATGCAGGAGATGTTCTCATCATGCGACTAACGCTTCAAGGCGATACACTTTGGACAAGGCGGTATGGGACGTCACTGCCGGATATGGCTTACGATGTCTTTCA
This genomic interval carries:
- a CDS encoding ThiF family adenylyltransferase; translated protein: MTDPRFLRQQDVVDAEKLANLQVTLIGLGSIGSVTGLYLAKMGVVNLTTFDADAVDIHNVSNQAYGMPDVGLLKADAFSNLVENQTGVMPYSTCLQYDGRPLSGVVISAVDSMDSRKAIWKEIRGQADVQLYIDSRMALNTMDIHIVRPQVRSDRISYAQTLVSDDQTLQEPCTARTVCFTPLMAASVVCNLVKRFVNEEQLPHRVILDLATWTLITN